A window of Pirellula sp. SH-Sr6A contains these coding sequences:
- a CDS encoding DUF1559 domain-containing protein translates to MRIHAISNRQRGFTLVELLVVIAIIGILVGLLLPAVQAAREAARRMQCTNNLAQLGLASHNFEFNYGFLPAGVSNPDGPIRYEPVGNHTSWTVHLLPYLEQSAAYKLFNQELGVYASENLPVRSAAIPTLMCASSPDQYMRSRQAEDLTIRLSSYVGIHHATEAPIDTTNNGVFFLNSSIRFNEITDGLTNTFLISEKRGSSDRFGWTSGTRDTLRNTGSINGVGLALSEEELSKREKESLPLGSLEVGGLGSYHTGGINVVNCDGSVRFVSQSIDVTILQNLGNRADGQLISSDDY, encoded by the coding sequence ATGCGTATTCATGCTATATCAAATCGGCAGCGAGGATTCACTCTCGTTGAGTTGTTGGTCGTGATTGCCATCATTGGCATTTTGGTGGGACTTCTTTTGCCCGCTGTGCAAGCAGCTCGGGAGGCTGCCCGTCGGATGCAATGCACGAACAACTTAGCACAACTGGGTTTGGCGTCTCATAACTTCGAATTCAATTACGGATTTCTACCTGCAGGGGTATCTAATCCAGACGGCCCCATTCGATACGAACCAGTTGGGAATCACACCAGCTGGACCGTGCATCTCTTGCCATATTTGGAACAATCCGCTGCCTACAAATTGTTCAATCAAGAGTTAGGTGTCTACGCATCGGAGAACCTCCCTGTGCGCAGCGCGGCGATTCCTACGCTCATGTGCGCGTCAAGTCCCGATCAGTACATGCGAAGTCGCCAAGCGGAGGATTTGACAATCAGGCTCTCTAGTTATGTTGGGATCCACCATGCGACCGAAGCGCCGATCGATACGACCAACAATGGGGTTTTCTTTTTGAACAGTTCTATTCGTTTCAACGAAATCACCGATGGCTTGACCAACACCTTCTTAATCTCGGAGAAGCGAGGGAGCAGCGATCGATTCGGTTGGACGTCAGGAACCCGCGATACCCTTCGAAACACAGGCTCCATCAATGGAGTGGGGCTCGCACTCTCCGAGGAGGAACTGAGTAAGCGCGAAAAGGAGTCGCTGCCGTTAGGATCTCTTGAAGTCGGAGGCCTTGGGAGTTACCACACCGGTGGCATCAATGTAGTGAATTGCGATGGCTCGGTTCGATTTGTATCGCAGAGCATCGA
- a CDS encoding type II secretion system F family protein has product MSEIRSFRLVRQQGLAWRSFSFAHRDDFEAIQLGFLQILRAAIVTNRPLAATMRGLAEEFRGGAQQDVRRLAGQLEAGVSLANACEQFPSLLDEETILAIRMGSQSGLLVPGLDKLIEVKRERLRGRASRPRFDRLYWISMTVVTLICWTYLMLRIYPILTQIFDEFGMRLPAKFQMIGFLWNAFARLWPLILLVLLFFSAISVAKRWERWLWRKWGRRVFGDGFGPQMPPVTLEWIALALRFDKPLSSILSTLAKYHFHRETRSRLLVARNDIELGTPAWEAMSSSQLLSPSEFQFLTSHEKSSLQAYFLESQANQNRVLLERWSALKILVAHPLLVIVFGLFVGLISISFFEILVSLITSLS; this is encoded by the coding sequence ATGTCAGAAATCCGATCTTTCCGACTGGTTCGTCAGCAGGGCCTTGCTTGGCGGTCCTTTTCGTTCGCCCATCGTGACGACTTCGAAGCGATTCAGCTCGGCTTTTTGCAGATCCTTCGAGCGGCAATCGTCACGAATCGGCCGTTGGCAGCGACGATGCGAGGACTCGCAGAAGAGTTCCGTGGGGGGGCTCAGCAAGATGTTCGAAGGCTTGCTGGTCAGCTGGAGGCGGGCGTCTCGCTAGCGAATGCTTGCGAGCAGTTTCCTTCGCTTTTGGATGAAGAAACAATCCTTGCTATTCGGATGGGATCGCAATCAGGTTTGCTGGTCCCTGGGTTGGACAAGCTCATCGAGGTGAAACGCGAGCGACTTCGTGGGAGAGCCAGCCGTCCGCGATTCGATCGTCTTTATTGGATCAGCATGACCGTCGTAACGCTGATTTGTTGGACCTATTTGATGCTGCGGATCTATCCGATACTCACCCAGATCTTTGACGAGTTCGGGATGCGACTACCGGCTAAGTTTCAAATGATCGGTTTCCTTTGGAATGCATTTGCTCGACTTTGGCCTCTCATTCTCTTGGTCTTGTTATTCTTCAGTGCGATTAGTGTCGCGAAGCGATGGGAGCGATGGCTATGGCGAAAATGGGGGCGTCGTGTGTTCGGCGATGGGTTTGGACCTCAAATGCCGCCCGTAACATTGGAATGGATTGCTCTTGCCTTACGATTTGACAAGCCTCTCTCGTCCATCCTATCCACGCTGGCGAAATACCACTTTCATCGTGAGACGAGAAGTCGATTGCTCGTAGCGAGAAACGATATCGAACTGGGGACTCCTGCCTGGGAGGCGATGAGCAGTTCTCAATTGCTTTCACCCTCCGAATTTCAATTCCTGACATCGCACGAGAAGTCCAGTTTGCAAGCGTACTTTTTGGAATCGCAAGCGAATCAAAATCGTGTGTTGCTAGAGCGTTGGTCGGCGTTGAAGATCCTGGTGGCCCATCCGTTGTTAGTCATTGTTTTCGGACTCTTTGTCGGCCTCATCTCTATCTCGTTCTTCGAAATCCTCGTGTCGCTCATAACCAGTCTTTCCTAA
- a CDS encoding type II secretion system F family protein, translated as MNTERPAYLTKIDLALESRQGLAEFLEVGLSEVYSKTDPRMKKWIGKLRNTESAEELLGSTGASTLLPVLLRYARRDMPGLRRDAKILLRTPSLPTRTWSAFVSYPVIVLAVTMFLFLMQAYWISPVFEQMFREFQLRLPPITRWVFAVNRWTRDYILVFSILVIAGLLLWGSIRVFGAGILDRLQLFRPIGWLVSGNRRNLLSMSRFLQTLAELNDLGATDRDAIHLAAASESDWLRRNAERLIDTVERGATERDSGERDRVGDVVQPVGVDIPFPPLLIQTLRAESDPRAPDFLRALADSYRTRAEIYFDCREQAASPWTVLLIGSMVLMLILALFLPLVSLITALS; from the coding sequence ATGAACACGGAAAGACCTGCATACCTGACCAAGATCGACTTAGCGCTTGAGAGTCGTCAAGGCTTAGCGGAGTTCCTCGAAGTGGGGCTAAGCGAGGTCTATTCCAAGACCGATCCACGTATGAAGAAGTGGATCGGTAAGCTTCGCAATACCGAAAGCGCGGAAGAGTTGCTCGGCTCCACTGGGGCATCCACGTTGCTACCGGTCCTGCTTCGGTATGCCCGCCGAGACATGCCAGGCCTTCGACGCGATGCCAAGATCCTTCTTCGAACTCCTTCGCTTCCCACTCGAACGTGGAGTGCGTTCGTGAGCTACCCAGTGATCGTGTTGGCTGTCACGATGTTTCTGTTCCTAATGCAAGCCTACTGGATCTCTCCCGTTTTCGAGCAGATGTTTCGTGAGTTCCAGTTGAGACTCCCTCCCATCACACGCTGGGTCTTTGCTGTCAATAGATGGACGCGCGACTACATACTTGTTTTCTCCATCCTAGTGATTGCAGGACTTCTACTTTGGGGAAGCATCAGGGTTTTTGGAGCTGGCATCCTCGATCGGTTGCAGTTGTTCCGACCCATTGGTTGGCTGGTTTCGGGGAATCGACGAAACTTACTCTCGATGTCGCGATTCCTTCAAACTCTTGCAGAGCTCAATGATTTGGGAGCGACAGATCGTGACGCTATTCATCTAGCGGCGGCAAGCGAAAGCGATTGGCTACGGCGAAACGCTGAAAGATTGATCGACACGGTGGAACGGGGCGCGACAGAACGAGACAGTGGGGAACGGGACAGGGTGGGAGATGTTGTACAACCCGTCGGTGTGGATATTCCGTTTCCTCCTTTGTTAATTCAAACGTTGCGAGCAGAAAGCGACCCCCGGGCCCCTGATTTTCTTCGAGCTCTCGCAGATTCCTATCGCACGCGGGCAGAGATTTACTTTGATTGCAGGGAACAAGCCGCTTCACCCTGGACGGTCTTGCTGATTGGAAGCATGGTCCTGATGTTGATCCTGGCGCTCTTCCTACCGCTAGTCTCCTTGATCACCGCGCTCTCGTAA
- a CDS encoding RNA polymerase sigma factor: MCDDSLSNQIRQYAERMSEDAPSALAGLFDLTAQRLVRFSITITRNQHDAEDAVQAALMSAVARPAMLTNAQEPWHYLLRMVRNESLIVLRKKRRWTLGLGIGDLLAYRAADGLEQEDMHREVLKALRSIPLEQRQVVVLKIWEELTFQEIAEVLECSLQTAASRFRYAIQKLAPKLVSLRGESVRDG, from the coding sequence ATGTGCGACGACTCCCTTTCCAACCAGATCCGCCAGTATGCCGAACGAATGTCGGAGGATGCTCCCTCGGCATTGGCTGGCCTGTTCGATTTGACCGCGCAGCGTTTGGTCCGCTTCTCCATCACCATCACTCGAAATCAGCACGACGCAGAGGATGCAGTTCAAGCAGCGTTGATGTCCGCGGTGGCACGTCCGGCCATGCTGACGAACGCCCAAGAGCCTTGGCATTATCTTCTGCGGATGGTGCGCAATGAATCGTTGATTGTTCTTCGAAAGAAGCGCCGTTGGACTTTAGGGTTGGGGATAGGAGATTTGCTCGCCTACCGCGCCGCGGATGGTCTCGAGCAAGAAGACATGCATCGAGAAGTTCTCAAAGCCCTGCGCTCCATACCATTGGAACAGAGGCAAGTCGTCGTTCTCAAAATCTGGGAAGAGCTTACGTTTCAAGAGATTGCGGAGGTACTGGAGTGCTCGCTTCAGACCGCGGCCAGCCGTTTTCGCTATGCCATTCAGAAGCTAGCTCCGAAGTTAGTCTCGTTGCGAGGGGAGTCGGTCCGCGATGGCTAG
- a CDS encoding alpha/beta hydrolase, translating into MKSLVCILSSMTSIAIPCLALLGTTVWGQDDSAANRGPQSAALSEAPGKEFVYKQSGGKERVMEIYFPKEHDPTAKRVPAILMFHGGGWSGGSLQQFRAACQYFASRGIVAATANYRMLDKREVAKQDRSTSKKRVCVTDAKSAIRWMKQNAEKLGIDPEKLVLGGGSAGGHLCVLATTNPSLDDPNDPIEISTRVTGYVLFNPAFADEDSVDPEIDGRVHIGAVRAPAVVFYGTDDPWKKGWDEVEAKWRKVEGSPLHVFLAPKQPHGFFNRGAWQIATLREADAFLVSLGILRGEPTLAPAESVKLERIPNQSE; encoded by the coding sequence ATGAAATCCCTTGTCTGCATTCTTTCCTCGATGACCTCGATCGCCATCCCATGCCTTGCATTGCTCGGGACGACTGTGTGGGGGCAAGACGATTCCGCGGCAAACCGTGGTCCCCAATCTGCTGCGCTGAGCGAAGCTCCGGGGAAGGAGTTTGTTTACAAGCAATCAGGAGGGAAGGAGAGGGTCATGGAGATTTATTTCCCCAAGGAACATGATCCGACGGCGAAGCGAGTCCCCGCGATTCTGATGTTCCATGGAGGTGGTTGGTCGGGTGGTTCCCTTCAGCAGTTCCGAGCTGCATGCCAATACTTCGCGAGCCGCGGGATCGTGGCTGCGACTGCCAATTACCGAATGCTCGACAAGCGGGAGGTTGCCAAACAGGATCGATCGACATCCAAGAAACGGGTGTGTGTCACCGATGCGAAAAGCGCGATCCGTTGGATGAAGCAAAATGCAGAGAAGCTCGGTATCGATCCTGAGAAGCTTGTACTGGGTGGAGGCTCTGCCGGTGGTCACCTATGCGTGTTGGCTACCACCAATCCGAGTTTAGACGATCCCAACGACCCGATTGAAATCTCCACGCGAGTGACCGGCTATGTCCTGTTCAATCCCGCCTTCGCCGATGAGGATTCGGTGGATCCCGAGATCGATGGCCGAGTGCACATTGGAGCGGTTCGAGCACCCGCAGTTGTCTTCTATGGGACCGACGATCCATGGAAGAAAGGCTGGGATGAAGTCGAAGCGAAGTGGAGAAAGGTCGAAGGAAGCCCGTTGCACGTCTTTCTAGCTCCCAAGCAGCCACACGGCTTTTTCAATCGCGGAGCATGGCAAATCGCCACTTTGCGCGAAGCGGACGCTTTTCTCGTGTCCCTAGGAATCCTCCGTGGAGAGCCGACCCTAGCTCCTGCGGAATCTGTGAAGCTCGAACGAATTCCGAATCAATCGGAGTGA
- a CDS encoding methyltransferase domain-containing protein, giving the protein MATSVSSASMLEAETRAVCTFETNQNAEQNVLGQFIPLHYHFQMLQDKQRLEGFRRAMELHIQPGMHVLELGGGTGILSSFAARCGATVTCVERNPELVSFARRTLQTNGLDQQVTVVEGDATEFIPSQPVDVVVCEMLHVALLREKQTKVLEAFKENYLRHWNEELPRFLPEASRLMVQMIHHPFDFDGYFAPLPIFQAPDKTANDGLMELSPLVDYAHIFYDEPISDTVRWRGRLRVSNSGFVSALRFVTQNFLSVESHGDSPTWPNQFLILPIQEPSPVLAGQEIDVEFSYRFGDPIESLHQSIRMEYLPVTQEGDRLCGSDYLSRQSTCSS; this is encoded by the coding sequence GTGGCCACTTCCGTCTCCTCTGCCAGCATGCTCGAAGCAGAAACCCGTGCGGTTTGCACGTTTGAAACGAATCAAAACGCGGAACAGAATGTCTTGGGCCAATTCATACCGCTGCACTATCACTTTCAAATGCTGCAGGATAAGCAACGCTTGGAAGGCTTTCGCCGGGCGATGGAATTGCATATCCAACCTGGGATGCACGTGCTAGAACTCGGTGGTGGTACGGGAATCCTCTCCAGTTTTGCCGCCCGCTGCGGCGCGACAGTAACCTGCGTCGAACGGAATCCCGAACTAGTATCCTTCGCTCGTCGCACCCTGCAGACGAATGGGCTAGACCAGCAAGTCACTGTCGTAGAAGGGGATGCGACCGAGTTCATCCCCTCCCAGCCCGTCGACGTTGTCGTATGCGAGATGCTTCATGTCGCATTGCTGCGAGAGAAGCAGACGAAAGTCTTAGAGGCCTTCAAGGAAAATTACTTGCGCCATTGGAACGAAGAGCTACCTCGCTTCCTACCCGAAGCATCGAGGTTGATGGTGCAGATGATCCATCATCCCTTCGACTTCGATGGTTACTTCGCTCCATTGCCAATTTTTCAAGCTCCAGACAAGACGGCCAACGATGGATTGATGGAGTTGAGTCCGCTCGTCGACTACGCGCACATTTTTTACGATGAGCCGATCTCCGATACCGTTCGATGGCGAGGGAGATTGCGTGTTTCGAATAGTGGTTTTGTGTCAGCCCTTCGCTTTGTGACCCAAAACTTCCTTTCCGTGGAAAGCCATGGAGACTCACCCACATGGCCCAACCAATTCCTCATCCTTCCCATCCAAGAACCCTCGCCGGTTCTAGCTGGGCAAGAAATCGACGTGGAATTCTCCTATCGATTTGGCGATCCGATCGAGAGTCTGCATCAGTCGATTCGTATGGAATACCTACCTGTGACGCAGGAAGGCGATCGATTGTGCGGGAGCGATTACTTAAGTCGCCAGTCAACGTGTTCTTCGTAG